In the Oryza glaberrima chromosome 6, OglaRS2, whole genome shotgun sequence genome, one interval contains:
- the LOC127775471 gene encoding pre-mRNA splicing factor SR-like 1: MEIQSSGRPIDVLMEKVLSVNILSSDYFKELYRLKTYHEVIDEIYNQVDHVEPWMTGNCRGPSSAFCLLYKFFTMKLTVKQMHGLLKHPDSPYIRAVGFLYLRYVAEPKTLWSWYEPYIKDDEEFSPGSNGKMTTMGVYVRDLLLGQYYFDSLLPRVPLPILRQVTGHLEKMKLPTKQSGITGDSSRLGSDDTARRPPSVKASLSVSFGQRAPHRASTRDSSPVRKTLPSARDRERSSDGERARSSPRRRRSRSRERDHDSERDRSDRDRGRHKDREHDRHACEDRDRDYRRSSYSSRNVDRQGRERRDRDSDRHGRSSARRSRSRSRSRSRSPNRGRTKGENHRSSPFGRPPEPSNLAKLKDLYGDATNTKDDTGDDKAHRDSGTEEVIRLGGARWR; the protein is encoded by the exons ATGGAGATACAGTCATCAGGGAGGCCAATCGATGTGCTCATGGAGAAGGTTTTGTCAGTGAACATCCTCTCCTCGGACTACTTCAAGGAGCTCTACAGGCTGAAGACTTACCACGAGGTCATTGATGAGATCTACAATCAGGTTGACCACGTAGAGCCATGGATGACCGGCAACTGCCGCGGGCCCTCCAGCGCCTTCTGCCTCCTCTACAAGTTCTTCACCATGAAGCTCACGGTTAAGCAGATGCACGGCCTGCTGAAGCACCCTGACTCGCCTTACATCAGAGCT GTTGGATTTCTTTACCTGCGATATGTTGCGGAACCAAAGACGTTGTGGAGTTGGTATGAACCCTACATTAAAGATGATGAG GAGTTTTCTCCTGGATCTAATGGTAAAATGACTACTATGGGTGTTTATGTGCGAGATCTTCTACTTGGGCAG TACTACTTTGACAGTCTTCTTCCACGAGTGCCTCTTCCGATCTTGAGACAGGTCACTGGCCATCTTGAGAAGATGAAGCTCCCAACAAAGCAGTCAGGAATAACAGGGGACTCTAGTCGCCTTGGTTCAGATGATACTGCCCGACGGCCTCCTTCAGTAAAGGCTTCTCTGTCGGTCTCCTTTGGTCAGCGTGCTCCACACCGTGCATCCACAAGGGACTCATCCCCTGTCCGGAAGACATTGCCTTCAGCAAGGGATAGAGAAAGGAGTTCTGATGGTGAGCGTGCAAGATCTTCACCCAGGAGGCGACGAAGTCGGAGCCGTGAACGTGATCATGATTCTGAGCGTGATCGTTCAGATCGTGACCGTGGTAGGCACAAGGATAGGGAGCATGATCGCCATGCCTGTGAGGACAGAGACCGTGATTACCGTCGTTCAAGCTATTCAAGTAGGAATGTTGACAGACAAGGCCGTGAAAGGAGGGACAGGGATTCTGATCGACATGGACGTTCGAGTGCccgcaggagcaggagcaggagcaggagcaggagcaggagtcCAAACCGTGGCAGAACCAAAGGTGAAAATCACCGCTCTAGCCCATTTGGTAGACCACCAGAGCCATCCAACTTGGCAAAATTGAAGGATTTATATGGTGATGCGACAAACACAAAGGATGATACAGGTGATGATAAAGCTCACAGGGATTCTGGAACTGAAGAGGTAATCAGATTGGGAGGTGCAAGGTGGAGGTGA